The nucleotide window GCGGGCGGCCGGGCGGCCGGTCTACGCGGAGACCCTCCACCAGTACGCCTGCTTCGACGCCGAGCATTACAAGGCCCCGCGCGGGCTCTGCGCCCACACCTATCCCTCGCTCAAGCTGCCCGAGGACCGCGAAGCGCTCTGGCGGGGTCTGGTGGACGATGGCGTCTCGACGCTGGCCACCGACGAGTACCCCACGTCGCTGGCCCTGAAGCTGCGCGGCCGGACGATCGAAGACGTCACGGGGGGCAACGTCGGGGCCGAGGCGCGGCTCGGCATCGCGTTCACCGAAGGCGTGGTCAAGCGAGGGATGTCCCTCGAGCGCTTCGCCGCGATCACCGCCACCAACGCCGCGCGGATCTTCGGCCTCTACCCCCGGAAGGGCGTCATCGCGCCGGGGAGCGACGCCGACCTCGCGCTGATCGACCCCGGCGTGCGGAAGACCCTGACCCGGGACGACTTCCACGTCACCGACTACAGCCCCTGGGAGGGCTGGGAGGTCGCGGGCTGGCCGGTGGTCACCGTCCTGCGCGGCCGGATGCTGGCCGAGCACGGGCGGCTCGCCGCCGATCCGCCCGGAGGCCGGCTGGTCGCCCGGAAGATCGAGCCGGCGGTCCTCGAGCGCCCGATCTGCTGATCAGCGGAGGGGAGCCGGCATGGCGAAGGTCCTGGTGCGCGACGACGGTCCGGTGCGGGTCCTCACCCTGAACCGCCCGGAGGTCCACAACTGCGTCGACGGCGAGACCGCCACGCATCTCGCCGAGGCGATCCAGGCGTTCGCAGCGGACGCGGGGGCGCACGTCCTCGTCATCACCGGCGCCGGCCAGAAGGCCTTCTGCTCCGGCGCCGACCTCAAGAACCTCACGTCGCTCCTCGGGCACGACTGGGTCGAGCGGGCGGGACCGATGGGGTTCGCGCGCCTGGACCCGGGAAAGCCCACGCTGGCCGCCGTCAACGGCTACTGCTTCGCGGGCGGCCTCGAGCTGGCGGCCTGGTGCGACTTCCGGATCGCGGCGGCCAACGCCGAGTTCGGCGCCCTCAACCGCCGCTGGGGTGTGCCCTTCGCCGACGGCGGAACCCTGCGCTTCGCGCGCATCGTGGGTCAGGGGAACGCGCTCTGGCTCGTCGAGACGGGAGTCCGGATCGACGCCCAGCGGGCGCTCGCCATCGGCCTCGTCCAGGAGGTGGTGGCGACCGGCCAGGCGCTCGCGCGCGCCCTGGAGGTCGCGCGCCGGGTCGCGGAGTATCCGCAGGCGAGCCTGCGGGCCGACCGGACCGCCACCCTCGCGACCTGGGGCCTGTCGCTTGCCGAGGGGCTCCGGCTCGAGGCCGAGACGTGCCTGCCCACGGCCGGCGATCCCGAGATGGCGAAGGGCCTCGCGCGCTTCACCGGGCCCGATCGGCCGGAGGCGCCCCGGCCGACATAGCTGCGGCAACCGGAGGCCGCGGACGGCTCACGGTCAGCCCCGTGCCGCCGAGTGGCCCGTAGGCATGATTGCAACCCCTCGGCGCTCGCAGTAAGTTTAACGGAAGAGCGTGTGATGGCAGCGTGGCTCCGGATCCTGGTCGCGGTCCTGTTCCCGATGCTGGCGGGGCTGCCGGCCTCCGCCGAGCTCGTGTTGCCGCCCGGCTTCACGGCGCAGGTCTACGTGACCGGCCATGGCTTCGACGGCGGCGCCGACCGGGGGGGCGGGCGCGGCATCCCCGCCACCGCCACCCTCGGCTTCGACCAGTCGGGCGCGCTCTATCTGGCGAAGGCGGGCGCCCGGTTCCGCCAGGGTGAGGAGATCGAGGACCTCGCCTCCGTCTACCGCATCCCCGCCGGGGGCGCCCGGCTGACGCCGGAGACCGAGTCGCGCTACTTCCACGGGCCGCCGCTGCGGAACCCGCAGATCGGGGCCGTCCGCGGGCGGGGCGAGGTCTTCGTCACCACCTACGATCGCGAGCGGAAGACCGGCGCCGTCTACCGGATGATCGATGGGCGCCCCGTGCTCCT belongs to Candidatus Methylomirabilota bacterium and includes:
- a CDS encoding enoyl-CoA hydratase-related protein — translated: MAKVLVRDDGPVRVLTLNRPEVHNCVDGETATHLAEAIQAFAADAGAHVLVITGAGQKAFCSGADLKNLTSLLGHDWVERAGPMGFARLDPGKPTLAAVNGYCFAGGLELAAWCDFRIAAANAEFGALNRRWGVPFADGGTLRFARIVGQGNALWLVETGVRIDAQRALAIGLVQEVVATGQALARALEVARRVAEYPQASLRADRTATLATWGLSLAEGLRLEAETCLPTAGDPEMAKGLARFTGPDRPEAPRPT